In one Yarrowia lipolytica chromosome 1A, complete sequence genomic region, the following are encoded:
- a CDS encoding uncharacterized protein (Compare to YALI0A17946g, gnl|GLV|YALI0A17946g [Yarrowia lipolytica] weakly similar to uniprot|Q7RVJ6 Neurospora crassa NADH- ubiquinone oxidoreductase 12 KD subunit precursor (ComplexI-12KD)) — MSEHQRPELVSFDDINYNDHKKVREAQESYTREQFIRLEALKTVRKALEKCYEESGPNHFEDCKNLAEQYLDMLPTHRLQGYLGYQRNDPSK, encoded by the exons ATGTCTG aacaTCAGCGACCCGAGCTCGTGTCTTTTGACGACATCAACTACAACGACCACAAGAAGGTCCGAGAGGCCCAGGAGAGCTACACACGAGAGCAGTTCATCCGActggaggctctcaagaccgTGCGaaaggctctggagaagtgCTACGAGGAGTCTGGCCCCAACCACTTTGAGGACTGCAAGAACCTGGCCGAGCAGTACCTGGACATGCTCCCCACCCACCGACTTCAGGGATACCTTGGTTACCAGCGAAACGATCCTTCCAAGTAA